Proteins encoded by one window of Rhodamnia argentea isolate NSW1041297 chromosome 6, ASM2092103v1, whole genome shotgun sequence:
- the LOC115745170 gene encoding NAC domain-containing protein 100-like, which translates to MENMAGLGKEDDKIELPPGFRFHPTDEELITHYLQKKVMDAGFTAKAIGEVDLNKSEPWELPWKAKMGEKEWYFFCVRDRKYPTGLRTNRATEAGYWKATGKDKEIYRGKSLVGMKKTLVFYGGRAPKGEKTNWVMHEYRLDGKLSPNYLPKTSKNEWVICRVFQKSSGGKKIHISGLVRTGSLENEMSSGLPPLTDSSPHDSKPKFNPGPAYVPCFSSPTEFEKNKENMNGYFNNPLFPISSNPANPIPKVSLLSALYPAQAIPVPTNLQYPGPVFMPEHSVLKAFLGSNGLNARQSMRTERGAIGVSRDTALADDVNAEISSAVQSFEMGRRQFEDQRAPSTSAGPLDVDLLWNYSS; encoded by the exons ATGGAGAACATGGCCGGGCTTGGGAAGGAAGATGATAAAATAGAGTTGCCGCCGGGGTTCAGGTTCCACCCGACTGATGAAGAGCTCATCACCCATTACCTGCAGAAGAAGGTGATGGACGCTGGGTTCACCGCTAAAGCTATCGGAGAAGTGGATTTGAACAAGTCTGAGCCCTGGGAATTGCCTT GGAAGGCGAAAATGGGGGAGAAGGAGTGGTATTTCTTCTGTGTGAGGGATAGAAAATACCCGACTGGTTTGAGGACCAACAGAGCCACAGAAGCTGGTTATTGGAAGGCTACCGGGAAAGACAAAGAGATTTACAGGGGAAAATCTCTGGTTGGTATGAAGAAGACCTTGGTTTTCTATGGAGGGAGAGCTCCAAAGGGCGAGAAGACGAATTGGGTCATGCATGAATACAGATTAGATGGAAAACTCTCTCCGAATTATCTACCCAAGACTTCGAAG AACGAGTGGGTCATTTGCAgggtcttccaaaagagctCTGGTGGGAAGAAAATCCATATCTCGGGCCTCGTGAGGACGGGGTCTCTCGAGAACGAAATGAGTTCCGGCTTGCCGCCATTAACGGATTCTTCTCCGCACGATTCGAAGCCGAAATTCAACCCCGGACCAGCTTACGTGCCCTGCTTCTCCAGCCCGACGGAATttgaaaagaacaaggaaaacatGAACGGTTACTTCAACAATCCTCTGTTCCCCATTTCTTCGAATCCCGCAAATCCCATCCCCAAAGTCTCACTCCTGAGCGCGTTGTACCCTGCTCAAGCCATCCCCGTGCCCACAAATCTGCAGTACCCGGGCCCTGTTTTCATGCCGGAGCATTCAGTCCTCAAGGCTTTCCTCGGGAGCAACGGGCTGAACGCGAGGCAGAGCATGAGAACAGAGAGGGGAGCGATCGGCGTCTCTCGAGACACGGCGCTCGCCGACGATGTGAACGCTGAAATTTCTTCTGCTGTACAGAGTTTCGAAATGGGGAGGAGGCAGTTCGAGGATCAACGAGCTCCATCAACCTCAGCTGGACCGCTGGACGTGGACCTCCTCTGGAACTATTcaagctag
- the LOC115743405 gene encoding pentatricopeptide repeat-containing protein At4g21065-like, giving the protein MLQYFTSLFKKCSTLSDIKQIHARVVRTGSIENKSKNLFVIGKIINFCAVSVHGDMGYAVKIFENTGKPDGFLWNTMIRGFGNLGQHERAFVYYKRMLDEGVVADNFTFSFLLKASWHLGSVPLSKQLHCSTVKCGWDKHDFVRNSLVHMYGMIMDMEAAMQLFDEMPEPNLVAWNTVLDCHVSCGRCKEALDVFANMLRSGIGPDEATLVVVLSACSQVGALDYGRWLHDLIDPTGLSDIVPVRNACIDMYAKCGAVGEAYMVFADTSPKNRITWNTMILGLAMHGHSKDALKLFSRMLEDGSQEPDGVTFLGVLCACNHGGMVDEGRRHFESMRRDYHIEPTIRHYGCMVDMLGRAGFLEEAYQLIRSMPIRCNAIVWRSLLGACRIHGNIELGETVRKKLLQLEPDHSSDYVQLSSMYASVGQWNSVLNARRSMNDRGAEKPKPGYSFVGVDDLSDGVICSI; this is encoded by the coding sequence ATGCTACAATATTTCACGTCCCTTTTCAAGAAATGCTCCACCCTCTCAGACATCAAGCAGATCCACGCGCGCGTTGTCCGGACCGGCTCGATCGAGAACAAGAGCAAGAACCTGTTCGTCATCGGCAAGATCATCAATTTCTGTGCTGTTTCCGTGCACGGGGACATGGGTTACGCGGTCAAGATCTTCGAGAACACGGGAAAGCCTGATGGGTTCCTCTGGAACACGATGATCAGGGGGTTTGGGAACTTGGGTCAGCACGAGAGAGCCTTCGTGTACTACAAGAGAATGCTGGACGAGGGAGTTGTGGCCGACAATTTCACGTTCTCTTTCTTGCTCAAGGCCAGTTGGCATCTGGGTTCTGTCCCTCTGAGCAAGCAGTTGCACTGTAGTACCGTTAAGTGTGGTTGGGACAAGCATGATTTTGTGAGGAACAGCCTCGTTCACATGTATGGAATGATCATGGACATGGAGGCTGCAATGCaactgtttgatgaaatgcctgagCCGAATTTAGTGGCGTGGAACACCGTGCTCGATTGCCACGTCTCCTGCGGCCGGTGCAAAGAAGCCCTTGACGTGTTCGCGAATATGCTACGAAGTGGCATAGGACCCGACGAGGCCACTCTTGTTGTGGTGCTCTCAGCTTGTTCCCAAGTGGGTGCCTTGGATTATGGGAGGTGGCTTCATGACCTCATTGATCCTACTGGTCTTAGTGATATTGTTCCAGTGCGTAATGCATGCATTGATATGTATGCAAAGTGTGGTGCTGTTGGAGAGGCATATATGGTCTTCGCAGATACGAGCCCAAAAAATAGAATAACATGGAATACCATGATCTTAGGACTGGCGATGCATGGCCACTCGAAAGACGCGCTCAAACTCTTCTCGAGGATGTTAGAGGATGGATCGCAAGAGCCGGATGGTGTTACTTTCTTGGGTGTTCTGTGTGCTTGTAATCACGGCGGGATGGTCGACGAGGGAAGAAGGCACTTTGAGTCCATGAGAAGAGACTACCACATCGAACCAACTATAAGGCACTATGGTTGCATGGTTGATATGTTGGGAAGAGCAGGGTTCTTGGAGGAGGCGTATCAATTAATAAGGAGCATGCCCATAAGATGCAATGCCATAGTGTGGAGATCGCTGTTGGGTGCTTGCCGGATCCACGGCAATATTGAACTTGGGGAGACGGTGAGGAAGAAACTGCTGCAGTTAGAACCGGATCACAGCAGCGACTATGTTCAGCTTTCGAGCATGTACGCGAGTGTTGGTCAGTGGAATTCAGTATTGAACGCGAGAAGATCGATGAATGACAGGGGAGCCGAGAAACCTAAGCCAGGTTACAGTTTTGTGGGGGTTGACGATCTTAGCGATGGAGTCATTTGCAGCATATAG